One segment of Clostridium ljungdahlii DSM 13528 DNA contains the following:
- the modA gene encoding molybdate ABC transporter substrate-binding protein: MKSNKLLKFVSSFALSIVLMLGLATPSFAASTGTNSTTTLNLMAAASTRYSLGERVNGVYPSGTLLRAFEDQNPNTKVNVTYDSSGNLLNQMKADPNHSADVFLSADLARMNSAVTANIIQASTVYNLLNNKLVLVGNPNTGLTENSLQYSDVLGWLNDNPGTTIAVGDPAVVPAGTYTKQVFDAIDSTTWNDILTHAALYSNVTNVLNAVAKNVNQLGSVYATDAKTQPQLIVLDSKDVNIIYPIGITNAAMNDTVRAPAAQALVNFLKADIAKTNGSSVFRNFGFSAVVQ; the protein is encoded by the coding sequence ATGAAATCCAATAAACTCTTAAAGTTCGTTTCATCCTTTGCGCTGAGCATAGTACTAATGCTGGGCCTCGCGACTCCTTCATTTGCGGCGTCCACCGGCACCAATTCAACAACAACGCTTAATTTAATGGCAGCCGCCAGCACGCGTTATTCCCTTGGTGAGCGGGTGAACGGAGTGTATCCGAGCGGCACCCTGCTAAGAGCGTTTGAGGACCAGAATCCCAACACAAAGGTTAATGTGACCTATGACAGCTCCGGAAATCTGCTCAATCAGATGAAAGCGGATCCCAATCATAGCGCCGATGTTTTCCTCTCTGCGGATTTGGCGCGAATGAATTCTGCGGTCACTGCAAATATCATACAAGCTAGCACGGTATACAATTTGCTTAATAACAAATTGGTGCTCGTCGGAAATCCAAACACCGGTCTTACAGAAAACAGCCTTCAATATTCAGACGTATTAGGTTGGTTGAATGATAATCCCGGCACGACAATTGCCGTTGGAGACCCGGCTGTTGTACCGGCAGGAACCTACACAAAGCAGGTATTCGATGCCATCGACAGCACTACATGGAATGACATTTTAACTCATGCAGCGCTATATAGCAACGTTACCAATGTGCTGAACGCTGTTGCTAAGAATGTGAACCAACTCGGTTCTGTCTATGCAACTGACGCTAAAACTCAACCCCAGCTTATCGTGTTAGATAGCAAAGATGTTAATATCATCTATCCTATTGGCATCACGAATGCTGCCATGAATGATACTGTCAGAGCACCAGCAGCCCAGGCACTTGTTAATTTTCTCAAAGCAGATATTGCTAAAACAAACGGCAGCAGTGTTTTCAGAAACTTTGGATTTAGCGCTGTAGTGCAGTAA
- a CDS encoding MotA/TolQ/ExbB proton channel family protein gives MIGNSLRNILHTFGQGILNPCMVVLLIMIVITIWQIGDLLMEYIIERRKMKEDIPELLKKINRVGKELALQIIKDSKLLKRQKQLAVKLTEAENMPENSLAAYAQKLISIEDAYYRKIMAPTDLIAKLGPMIGLMGTLIPLGPGIVALGKGDIKTLSSSIGVGFDTTISGVFVAAICFSISYLRSHWYEGYISTNEAILESLMDKIIDVPDKLIGLIDEKGMKKSYEKKINQV, from the coding sequence ATGATAGGAAATTCTTTAAGAAATATTCTTCACACTTTCGGCCAAGGCATTCTCAACCCTTGTATGGTTGTCCTGCTTATTATGATTGTCATCACAATCTGGCAAATTGGGGATCTCCTGATGGAGTACATCATAGAACGTAGAAAAATGAAAGAAGACATTCCGGAACTATTAAAGAAAATCAACCGTGTGGGGAAGGAGCTCGCCCTACAAATCATCAAGGACAGCAAACTGCTTAAGCGTCAGAAACAGCTCGCCGTAAAACTAACTGAGGCTGAAAATATGCCAGAAAATTCTCTGGCAGCCTATGCGCAAAAACTAATAAGCATAGAAGACGCTTATTATCGGAAAATTATGGCGCCTACTGATCTGATTGCCAAACTGGGGCCAATGATCGGCCTGATGGGCACCTTGATTCCATTGGGTCCCGGAATCGTAGCCTTGGGGAAGGGCGATATCAAGACTCTTTCCAGCTCTATCGGCGTCGGTTTTGATACGACCATATCCGGAGTATTCGTCGCAGCGATTTGTTTCTCAATTTCCTATTTGAGAAGTCACTGGTATGAGGGTTATATCAGCACCAATGAAGCTATCCTAGAAAGTTTGATGGATAAAATCATTGATGTTCCTGATAAGCTAATCGGCTTAATTGATGAGAAAGGAATGAAAAAAAGCTATGAGAAGAAGATTAATCAAGTCTAG
- a CDS encoding DeoR/GlpR family DNA-binding transcription regulator, with translation MFPEERHDKIINILHKEGKVVVKDLSSRFNVTEDCIRKDLKILENKNLLQRTYGGAVSVRHSAPKQDISIRKNISVESKEVIAEKAFNSIFENETIFLDISTTNMMLAEKLSKSPKKLTVVTNMLDIISILNKQDNNIKVICTGGVLSKDLDGFTGSMAIESIINYKPNKCFIGSCGVNIFDKSVTTFDVEDGNTKKAIINGSKEIFLVMENRKFYIDGTYKFATLYDINTIITESPPDKEITNLLTKTDTKFI, from the coding sequence TTGTTTCCAGAAGAAAGACATGATAAAATAATAAATATTTTACATAAAGAAGGAAAAGTGGTTGTCAAAGATTTAAGTTCCAGATTTAATGTAACAGAGGACTGTATTAGAAAAGACTTGAAAATACTAGAAAATAAAAATTTGCTGCAGCGAACTTATGGAGGTGCCGTATCTGTTAGACATTCAGCTCCCAAGCAGGACATTTCTATAAGGAAAAATATTAGTGTAGAATCAAAAGAAGTTATAGCTGAAAAAGCCTTTAATTCTATTTTCGAAAATGAAACGATTTTTCTAGATATATCAACTACAAATATGATGTTGGCTGAAAAGCTTTCAAAGAGCCCAAAGAAGCTCACAGTAGTAACCAATATGCTTGATATAATCTCAATACTAAATAAACAAGATAATAACATTAAAGTTATTTGTACTGGAGGAGTTCTTAGCAAAGATTTAGATGGATTTACAGGTTCAATGGCTATTGAAAGTATCATTAACTACAAGCCCAACAAATGTTTTATAGGAAGCTGTGGAGTAAACATATTTGACAAAAGTGTCACTACTTTTGATGTAGAAGATGGAAACACAAAAAAAGCCATAATAAATGGCAGTAAAGAAATATTTTTGGTTATGGAAAATAGAAAATTTTATATTGATGGTACTTATAAATTTGCTACCCTTTATGATATAAATACAATTATTACAGAGTCTCCACCAGACAAGGAAATTACAAATTTATTAACTAAAACTGATACCAAATTCATCTAA
- a CDS encoding Ig-like domain-containing protein gives MCKSIIPNVGRKIRRYSARFFTFLLIFVMLFSNTAQVWAVTASPYSYPNDTSIVGGSTINNASLIGVYLSDASDSDYSSSSGNYTASRELKAGIPNNASYPASQFNGADGNGVDLLPNFQIAFNENILGKSDTYSNYTNNKGLVTLVKVNADATESSVATNVTMNKSLNGSLFVSPTTKLEPSTSYKVKVSSGITADQTPVTLTTNAYEILFKTKALAPSSGITGVTLDRTSASIDVGSTSQLTATVAPADTANKGVIWASDNTAVATVDANGIVTAMAAGTANITVTTTDGRFTANCAVTVQAAPSGVPTDVLSVKNIKSTTLTLNWPQSANSDINTYEVFNDITKIATCTKTDSEYNVTGLTADTDYTFTVKALDIDGKELSSITAKAKTLPAPNFTLAVDGPDSGKIGDTLTVKATINSEVDAYGFKVTFKDPSSSDTYGKIMPDLIATQAANIGIRGLTVDTSVAGHVSFACDPVEQTKVITAGTPLTLILKFKVVGTAKSATEDLTVNVDSLEDQLVLFTDPGETSAELDTYTKICGAVMAGKALIASLSGSAVNLHTLFCASVVFDTPTANVGGNEQSTTVTAKITAPTDKDVYGFYTNINYDGNDNFASDLQLDPAATKAANAGILAGKLNVIVLSFDSEPDYGGKIWVESDGVTPIIKKGEMLDLKLVFKILPFNSEGTRKVTVSPCMVLFTDPSIRAKATGDGLTTIDDIDNTTMVSTQESLGTIAIAGPTEGSITLTRAITSLTMSSVYGKEGSYNLYTPADVLAFADAVNTLGYTAINATIKNDIDMTGTTFAGIGTKDHPFVGTISGGNHTIKIARVVTDGNSDVGGLVNYLGSGGALTGVSMAGTITGAFGGANVGGLVGASTGSSITPTIISSVSISGTASDGANIGGIVGFSNYGGSAYGKKIYNGSISVTAAQGSNVNVGGIAGMFDGTGQTTDSNRQMYHCYNNGNISGGTNTGSIVGSIKNGIIKESGNGVYNAVGKLWSGGGAVSGIGNTGGVAGQATSTTFNTVFNTSAVSGSGGSTGGIVGSIYGTGTSVLQSYNNAAVTGSDASAGGIVGKNDSSDSAIAANFNLGNVTAADSKLNAGGIVGKATAAPAVYTGNYYIKTGSINSGISDALDNTTFTVDSGNSNASSASNPDSFSLTKVSSSSPGIYIYKLQPPLTDADGTYLLSTVSDILWFYQTVNNNVESGTQNKINGRLVNNIDMSKVLSAQFSGIGKTNGPVYTYYAGTFDGAGFTVTIKNSSIFGICQGATIKNLTVDGSLDIGSVGGGGITNMITNGLIENCHNKADINSTNGLIGGIAYQAENSTISNCTNSGNITGGKLGTIGGIVGELGGFDVAVPTHSVIINCVNSGNITGGLTIGGICGETEGNNCTADFINCSNTGKVISTAQTSSGATGIYNPPYMNSAGGILGGAIDLTVNIKGCQNSGVVTGTANNLGGIVGVAGPSWSIYGKTSIKVTDSTNSGKVISTVDRNAVDNSYPGNPNRPINPDYISVGGIIGSTTQGLSGLDISGNNSFGVVDKGIATNGGPIAGTCNQPGIGDNNTSSDNPTGGNNSTGGNNPTGGNNPTGGNNPTGGNNPTGGNNPAGNNNPAGNNNPKGNNNPTGNNNPKGNSNPAGNNNPSVSGTPGSTALATQATKLVASNSPNTTPITNKSVTASKPEPVQTNTVKKPAPVKDASNTSGKSTAKATKPVSKSANVYEVIQDAIQNNPIIIRVLLLFIVALAGLGGFRRYRKSREQ, from the coding sequence ATGTGTAAAAGTATTATTCCCAATGTGGGAAGAAAAATTAGACGATATAGTGCTCGATTTTTTACATTTTTACTTATATTTGTAATGCTTTTCAGTAATACCGCGCAGGTTTGGGCGGTTACAGCATCGCCTTATTCATACCCGAATGATACGTCGATTGTGGGAGGTAGCACTATTAATAATGCATCATTAATAGGTGTTTATTTAAGTGATGCGTCTGATTCTGACTATAGTTCTTCCAGTGGTAATTATACTGCTAGTAGGGAATTGAAAGCAGGAATACCTAATAATGCTTCATATCCTGCTAGTCAATTCAATGGTGCAGACGGAAATGGAGTAGACCTCTTACCTAATTTTCAAATTGCATTCAATGAAAATATCCTTGGTAAGTCAGATACATATAGCAACTATACTAACAACAAAGGTCTAGTAACACTGGTAAAAGTAAATGCCGATGCCACAGAAAGTAGTGTAGCTACTAATGTTACTATGAATAAGAGTCTTAATGGAAGCCTTTTTGTTTCTCCAACAACAAAATTGGAACCTAGCACTTCTTATAAAGTAAAAGTAAGTTCAGGTATCACGGCGGACCAAACACCTGTTACATTAACAACCAATGCGTATGAAATCTTGTTCAAGACTAAAGCATTGGCACCTTCATCAGGTATTACAGGCGTCACATTAGATAGGACAAGCGCTTCTATTGATGTCGGCAGCACCAGCCAGCTTACAGCTACGGTAGCTCCGGCGGATACCGCGAATAAAGGTGTCATATGGGCTTCGGACAATACAGCCGTAGCTACAGTAGATGCAAATGGTATCGTCACCGCAATGGCGGCAGGTACAGCAAACATTACTGTCACTACAACTGACGGGAGATTTACGGCGAATTGCGCCGTCACCGTTCAAGCGGCACCTTCAGGGGTGCCAACTGATGTGCTTAGTGTCAAGAATATTAAATCAACTACTCTGACATTAAACTGGCCACAATCGGCTAATTCAGATATAAACACTTATGAAGTGTTTAATGATATTACAAAGATAGCTACTTGCACAAAAACTGACTCGGAGTACAATGTCACTGGTTTAACTGCTGACACAGATTATACGTTTACTGTCAAGGCATTGGACATCGATGGTAAAGAATTGAGCAGTATTACTGCAAAAGCGAAGACTTTGCCGGCCCCAAACTTTACACTTGCGGTGGATGGCCCGGATTCCGGTAAAATCGGTGACACGCTTACAGTCAAGGCGACGATCAACTCGGAAGTGGACGCGTACGGCTTTAAGGTAACGTTTAAAGACCCTTCCAGTAGCGATACTTACGGCAAGATAATGCCGGATCTAATTGCCACTCAAGCCGCAAACATCGGGATAAGGGGTCTGACGGTGGATACCTCGGTGGCCGGACATGTGAGTTTTGCCTGTGATCCGGTGGAGCAAACGAAGGTTATCACTGCAGGCACACCGCTTACTCTTATCTTGAAGTTTAAGGTAGTCGGCACGGCGAAGTCGGCGACGGAAGACCTTACTGTCAATGTCGACAGTTTGGAAGACCAGCTGGTGCTGTTCACGGATCCAGGTGAAACCAGCGCAGAACTTGACACCTATACCAAAATCTGTGGCGCAGTAATGGCGGGCAAGGCATTGATAGCTTCACTCAGCGGTTCCGCCGTTAATCTGCATACTTTATTTTGCGCAAGCGTGGTGTTTGACACGCCTACCGCCAATGTTGGCGGCAACGAACAGTCCACTACGGTCACTGCAAAGATTACGGCACCGACCGATAAGGACGTGTATGGATTTTACACAAACATCAACTATGATGGTAATGATAACTTTGCATCGGATTTACAATTGGATCCTGCCGCGACTAAAGCGGCCAACGCCGGAATTTTGGCGGGAAAGTTGAATGTCATCGTTTTGTCTTTTGATAGTGAACCAGATTATGGCGGGAAGATATGGGTCGAATCGGACGGAGTGACCCCTATTATTAAAAAGGGTGAGATGCTTGATCTCAAGCTGGTGTTCAAAATACTGCCTTTCAACAGCGAGGGTACGCGTAAGGTCACTGTTTCACCCTGTATGGTGCTGTTCACCGACCCGTCCATACGCGCGAAAGCCACGGGCGATGGTCTGACGACGATAGACGACATTGATAACACTACCATGGTATCAACTCAGGAAAGCCTTGGGACCATCGCTATCGCTGGACCTACGGAAGGAAGTATAACGCTGACGAGGGCAATCACCAGCCTTACCATGTCTTCCGTCTACGGCAAAGAGGGTTCTTACAACTTATACACTCCGGCCGACGTGCTGGCGTTTGCGGACGCGGTCAATACTTTGGGCTATACCGCTATCAACGCTACTATAAAAAATGATATTGACATGACAGGAACGACTTTCGCCGGTATCGGCACGAAGGACCATCCGTTTGTAGGAACGATTTCAGGCGGGAATCACACGATCAAAATCGCCCGCGTGGTAACGGACGGAAACTCAGACGTCGGCGGTTTGGTCAACTACTTGGGCAGCGGAGGTGCTCTTACCGGTGTATCGATGGCAGGTACCATTACCGGAGCCTTCGGAGGCGCGAACGTCGGAGGTCTTGTGGGCGCATCCACCGGTAGTAGCATCACCCCGACAATCATAAGCAGCGTGTCGATATCCGGCACAGCCTCTGACGGAGCGAATATCGGCGGTATCGTCGGATTCTCGAACTATGGCGGTAGTGCTTACGGCAAAAAAATATACAATGGCAGTATTTCCGTCACGGCGGCACAAGGCAGTAACGTCAATGTCGGCGGCATCGCGGGCATGTTTGACGGGACGGGTCAGACGACCGACTCGAACCGGCAGATGTACCATTGCTACAATAATGGCAATATCAGCGGTGGAACCAACACAGGGAGTATCGTCGGTTCGATTAAAAACGGCATTATCAAGGAAAGCGGCAACGGCGTCTACAACGCAGTCGGTAAACTATGGAGCGGCGGCGGTGCAGTCAGCGGCATCGGCAATACCGGCGGCGTTGCCGGGCAAGCCACCAGCACGACGTTCAACACCGTGTTCAACACCAGCGCGGTCAGCGGTTCTGGCGGCAGTACCGGCGGCATCGTCGGTTCCATTTACGGCACTGGCACAAGTGTTTTGCAATCGTACAATAACGCCGCAGTCACCGGTTCGGATGCTTCTGCCGGCGGAATTGTCGGCAAAAACGACTCGTCCGACTCGGCCATCGCAGCTAACTTCAATCTCGGCAACGTCACCGCAGCGGACTCCAAGCTGAATGCAGGAGGGATTGTCGGCAAGGCCACAGCGGCTCCGGCGGTTTATACGGGCAACTACTATATTAAGACCGGCTCGATCAATTCGGGCATTAGCGACGCGCTAGACAATACAACGTTTACGGTTGATAGCGGGAATTCGAATGCAAGCAGTGCCTCCAACCCCGATAGCTTCTCTCTTACGAAAGTAAGTTCAAGTTCGCCCGGCATATACATCTACAAACTTCAGCCGCCTCTTACCGACGCGGACGGGACTTATTTGCTGTCAACGGTGAGCGACATCCTCTGGTTCTACCAGACCGTAAACAATAATGTCGAATCAGGCACGCAAAACAAGATTAACGGCCGGCTTGTGAACAACATTGATATGTCCAAAGTGCTGTCGGCGCAATTCTCGGGAATAGGAAAGACCAACGGCCCAGTTTATACTTATTACGCCGGCACGTTTGATGGCGCGGGATTTACAGTGACTATCAAAAATTCCTCGATCTTCGGCATCTGCCAAGGCGCTACGATTAAAAACCTGACCGTTGACGGATCGCTTGACATTGGGTCTGTCGGCGGCGGAGGTATCACCAATATGATCACTAACGGCCTCATCGAAAATTGCCACAACAAAGCGGATATCAACTCAACCAATGGCCTTATCGGCGGTATTGCGTATCAGGCGGAGAACAGTACCATTTCGAACTGCACGAACAGCGGCAATATCACGGGAGGCAAACTTGGCACGATCGGCGGCATTGTCGGCGAGCTCGGCGGATTTGACGTTGCAGTGCCGACGCATTCGGTTATTATTAACTGCGTAAACTCAGGCAATATCACCGGTGGATTAACAATCGGCGGAATCTGCGGGGAAACCGAAGGCAACAATTGCACCGCCGACTTCATCAATTGCAGCAACACAGGAAAAGTCATCTCAACAGCTCAGACATCGTCGGGTGCGACGGGAATATACAATCCGCCTTATATGAACTCCGCCGGCGGAATACTCGGTGGTGCAATTGACCTCACCGTGAACATCAAAGGCTGTCAAAACTCCGGTGTCGTCACGGGCACGGCGAATAACTTAGGCGGTATCGTCGGCGTTGCAGGCCCCTCATGGAGCATCTATGGCAAAACGAGCATAAAGGTTACGGACTCCACTAACTCTGGAAAGGTAATCAGCACGGTTGACCGCAATGCTGTGGATAACAGCTATCCAGGGAATCCGAATAGACCGATTAACCCAGATTATATCTCCGTCGGCGGCATTATAGGCAGTACCACACAGGGTCTAAGCGGGCTCGATATCTCAGGCAACAACAGTTTCGGCGTCGTCGATAAGGGCATCGCCACAAACGGAGGTCCAATTGCCGGCACGTGCAACCAGCCCGGTATCGGCGACAACAATACTTCTAGCGATAATCCAACTGGTGGTAACAATTCAACTGGTGGTAACAATCCAACTGGTGGTAACAATCCAACTGGTGGTAACAATCCAACTGGTGGTAACAATCCAACTGGTGGTAACAATCCAGCGGGTAATAATAATCCAGCGGGTAATAACAATCCAAAGGGCAATAACAATCCAACAGGTAATAACAATCCAAAGGGCAATAGCAATCCAGCGGGTAATAATAATCCATCTGTTTCTGGTACACCTGGCAGCACTGCACTTGCCACTCAAGCGACTAAATTAGTAGCATCGAACAGCCCTAATACTACACCGATAACAAACAAATCGGTTACGGCGTCGAAACCAGAACCCGTGCAAACAAACACGGTAAAAAAACCAGCACCTGTAAAAGATGCCAGCAATACCTCGGGCAAATCGACAGCAAAAGCAACGAAACCAGTTTCAAAAAGTGCGAACGTTTACGAGGTCATCCAGGATGCAATCCAAAATAATCCGATCATCATTAGAGTATTGCTTCTATTTATTGTTGCCCTAGCGGGTCTAGGAGGATTTAGGCGATACAGAAAAAGCCGCGAGCAGTAA
- a CDS encoding PTS fructose-like transporter subunit IIB, with the protein MKILAVTACPSGVAHTYMAAEALEKAAKAKGIEIKVETQGSIGIENKITMDDVKDADVVILTKDIGIKETERFNGLPTVKVGVSDVVKKSDQIIDKVEAYINSKKQ; encoded by the coding sequence ATGAAGATATTAGCAGTTACGGCTTGCCCATCAGGAGTTGCACATACTTATATGGCTGCAGAGGCATTGGAAAAAGCAGCAAAAGCCAAAGGAATTGAAATAAAGGTTGAAACTCAAGGATCAATAGGTATAGAAAATAAAATTACTATGGATGATGTAAAAGATGCAGATGTAGTTATATTAACTAAAGATATTGGTATAAAGGAAACGGAAAGATTTAACGGATTGCCAACTGTCAAAGTTGGAGTTAGCGATGTAGTTAAAAAATCAGATCAAATAATTGACAAAGTTGAAGCATATATTAATAGCAAAAAACAATAA
- a CDS encoding PTS sugar transporter subunit IIA: MNDIINKDLVVLDLEASSKEEVIRKLSKLIEKQDKLIDFDGYVKQVFEREKDFPTSIGFDVAIPHGKSDSVKSAAVAFARLKKEVKWSEEESVKYVFLIAVPEKEAGDRHLQILAQLSRKIMREEFRTKLCEASSIEEILEALDS; this comes from the coding sequence ATGAATGACATAATAAATAAAGACCTTGTTGTATTGGATTTAGAGGCTTCTTCTAAAGAAGAAGTTATTAGAAAGCTTTCAAAGCTTATAGAAAAACAGGACAAATTAATAGATTTTGATGGCTATGTCAAGCAGGTATTTGAAAGAGAAAAGGATTTCCCTACATCTATAGGATTTGATGTAGCTATTCCCCATGGCAAATCTGACTCCGTAAAAAGTGCTGCAGTAGCTTTTGCTAGACTAAAAAAAGAAGTTAAGTGGAGTGAAGAAGAATCGGTAAAGTATGTATTTTTAATTGCTGTACCAGAGAAAGAAGCCGGAGATAGGCATTTGCAGATTCTTGCTCAACTTTCTAGAAAGATTATGAGAGAGGAGTTTAGAACTAAGTTATGTGAAGCTTCTAGCATAGAAGAGATATTAGAAGCATTAGATAGTTAA
- a CDS encoding Gfo/Idh/MocA family protein, with the protein MVKFAVIGTSKITDRFIEAAKLCKNFELTAVYSRTKERALEYGSKYEAALAYDDLDELAESREVDAVYIASPNSFHAFQSIKMLRGKKHVLCEKTIASNKKELEHMIKAAKENGVILLEAMRSVFDPGFKAIENNLIKLGTIRRVTFQYCQYSSRYDNFKKGIVENAFNPVFSNGALMDIGVYCIHPLVKLFGMPKSIWANSVILENGVDGAGTIMVNYGNMQGELLYSKITNSKLPSQIQGEKGCMIIKEIADTREVTIIYNNGKEEHISINKCDNNMYYEVEELIRLIQIKGNADVYNKCSLMELSIMDEARRKMGIKFPADV; encoded by the coding sequence ATGGTGAAGTTTGCTGTAATAGGAACAAGTAAAATCACTGATAGGTTCATAGAAGCAGCTAAGTTATGCAAGAATTTTGAACTCACTGCAGTGTATTCAAGGACAAAAGAAAGAGCTTTAGAATATGGGAGTAAATACGAAGCTGCATTGGCGTATGATGATTTAGATGAACTTGCAGAAAGTAGAGAAGTAGATGCTGTTTATATAGCTAGTCCAAATAGTTTTCATGCTTTTCAGTCAATTAAAATGCTAAGGGGTAAAAAGCATGTATTATGTGAAAAAACTATAGCATCTAATAAAAAGGAATTAGAGCATATGATAAAAGCAGCTAAAGAAAATGGAGTAATTCTTTTAGAAGCAATGCGTTCTGTATTTGATCCAGGCTTTAAGGCCATAGAGAACAATCTTATTAAGCTTGGAACTATTAGAAGGGTTACATTTCAATATTGTCAATACTCTTCCAGATATGATAATTTCAAAAAAGGAATTGTTGAAAATGCATTTAATCCTGTTTTTTCTAACGGGGCACTAATGGATATTGGGGTATATTGTATTCATCCATTAGTTAAGCTTTTTGGAATGCCTAAAAGTATATGGGCAAATTCTGTAATTTTAGAAAATGGAGTGGATGGTGCTGGAACTATTATGGTGAACTATGGAAATATGCAGGGGGAACTTTTATACTCTAAAATTACCAATTCTAAATTACCAAGTCAAATTCAAGGTGAGAAGGGATGCATGATCATAAAAGAAATAGCTGATACAAGGGAAGTTACTATTATATATAATAATGGAAAAGAAGAACATATAAGTATCAATAAATGTGATAACAATATGTATTACGAAGTAGAAGAGTTAATTAGGCTTATTCAAATAAAGGGAAATGCAGATGTGTATAATAAATGTTCTCTTATGGAACTTAGCATAATGGATGAAGCAAGAAGAAAAATGGGGATTAAATTTCCAGCAGATGTTTAG
- a CDS encoding PTS fructose transporter subunit EIIC: MDDLKDLLKNTRQHLMTGVSYMIPFVVSGGVLLALSVLLYGSAAVPPKGTRLNDLFNIGAAGLGLMVPILAGFIAFSMVDRPGIAPGAIGGYLSNQIGAGFLGGIIAGLLAGIVVFYLKKIKVPSIMRSVMPIFVIPLIGTFIIGALMVWVIGTPVAGAMKGMKAWLEGLGTGNLVILGIVLGSMIAFDMGGPVNKVAYGFGAAMVGTINPTTGMASPIALKIMAAIGVAICTPPIGMGVATFLAPKKYSTEEKEAGKAGILMGLIGITEGAIPFAASDPLKVIPSLIVGSASGAVTAMLLGSGNPAPWGGWIVLPVATGKFGYIIATLVGVAVTALMVNILKKPVTEKRNDDHGGGGEEINLDFE; encoded by the coding sequence ATGGATGATTTAAAGGATTTATTAAAAAATACGAGACAGCATCTAATGACAGGTGTTTCATACATGATTCCTTTTGTTGTATCAGGAGGAGTTTTATTAGCACTTTCAGTTTTATTATACGGTTCAGCAGCAGTTCCACCTAAAGGAACAAGGTTAAATGATTTGTTTAATATAGGAGCAGCTGGACTTGGATTAATGGTTCCTATACTAGCAGGGTTTATAGCATTTTCAATGGTAGATAGGCCAGGTATAGCACCAGGAGCTATTGGTGGTTATCTCTCAAATCAAATTGGAGCGGGATTCCTAGGAGGAATTATAGCAGGTTTGCTTGCAGGTATAGTAGTTTTTTATTTAAAGAAAATAAAAGTTCCTTCAATTATGCGTTCTGTAATGCCAATATTTGTTATTCCACTAATAGGTACATTTATCATTGGTGCACTTATGGTTTGGGTTATAGGAACTCCTGTTGCAGGGGCTATGAAGGGAATGAAGGCTTGGCTAGAAGGGTTAGGTACTGGAAATTTAGTGATTTTAGGAATAGTTTTAGGTTCAATGATAGCTTTTGATATGGGAGGTCCTGTAAACAAGGTTGCATATGGATTTGGAGCGGCAATGGTAGGAACGATAAATCCTACAACTGGAATGGCAAGTCCTATAGCACTAAAAATAATGGCAGCCATAGGTGTTGCAATATGTACTCCTCCAATTGGGATGGGTGTAGCTACTTTCTTAGCACCTAAAAAGTACTCAACGGAAGAAAAGGAAGCAGGAAAAGCTGGTATATTGATGGGGCTAATAGGAATAACAGAAGGAGCTATACCTTTTGCTGCATCAGATCCATTGAAGGTTATTCCTTCTTTAATAGTGGGTTCTGCCAGTGGAGCAGTTACTGCAATGTTATTAGGGTCTGGAAATCCTGCACCTTGGGGTGGATGGATAGTATTGCCAGTAGCTACTGGCAAATTTGGTTACATTATAGCTACTTTGGTAGGTGTTGCTGTAACCGCATTGATGGTAAATATTTTAAAGAAACCAGTCACAGAAAAGCGTAATGATGACCATGGTGGAGGCGGTGAGGAAATAAACTTGGATTTCGAATAA